CGCAACAACGGGTACCCGCGAAACCTCTGGACCGTGCTCGGCTTCCTCGGCGGCATCTGGGCGGTCGCGATCCTCATCCTGCTCCCCCGGCGCGAGCCGCCGAACGACGTCGCTCCTGCAGCCTGAGTCGTTGCAGCGGGTACCGCTCGAATATAGGGAGCACCGATGCCCATTCGCCCACTCGCCGCCCTCGCTCTCGGCATCCTCGTCCATGCGGCGGCGGCCGCCGACGGCGCGGCGACGAAGGTCATCGTGCGCTTCAACGCCGTCTTGATGGACGCCCTCCAGCACGCCGAGGCGCTGGGCTACCAGGGCCGGTTCGACAAGATCGCGGTCGTCGTCCCCCAGACCTTCGACGTGGCGTTCATGGCCGAGAAGTCGATCGGTCGCTTCTGGAAGCCCCTCTCCGACGCCGACAAGGCGCGCTGGGTGACGCTCTTCAAGGAGTTCACGGCGGCGAACTACGCCGGCAACCTCGACAAGTTCTCGGGACAGAAATTCGAGGTCCTCTCCGAGGAGCCTGATCAGAACGACACGACCGTCGTCCACTCGAAGGTCGTCGATCCGACCAACGAGGACGTGGAGCTGAACTACCGCCTGCACGATACGCCGGCGGGGCCGCGGGTCGTCGACGTCTATCTGAAAGGCACCGTGAGCGAGCTCGCGCTGCGGCGCTCGGACTACACCTCAGTGCTCGAGCGCGACGGGTTCGAGGGGCTGCTTGCCACCGTGCGCGGCAAGATCGCCGACCTCGCCGCGGGGCGCGCCAAGCGACAGGGAGCCTAGCGCGTCCCTCGCCACCGCGAGCGGCCCGTGGTCGGGGCCGCGGCGCCAGATGAGCGCCTGGCGGTTCTGGTAGTACGCGTTCCGGAGCGCGGCGTAGTAGTCGACGGACGACGCCTCGAGCGCCGCCAGTCCCTCGCCAACGGCATCGCGGGTTGCAAAACCCGAGGCGATCTCCGTGCTTCCACGGACCAGCGTCCCCAGAAGCAGCTCCGGGGCCTGCTGCGTGAACGTGGTCACGAACACCGCGCCGCCTGGCGTCAGCAGGTACGTCGTCGGACGGAAGAGGAAGTCGACCAGGGAGCCGGTGCCATCGCGCGCGGTCGTGGGGCCGAGCACGGGCAGGATCAGGTACGGGCCGCTCGGGACACCGGAAAGGGCGAGCGTCTGTCCGAAGTCCGACTGGTGTCCCTCCAGGTGCAGGGACTCCGCCACGTCGAACAGCCCCGCGACGCCCACCGTCGTGTTGATGACGAAGCGCGACATCGTGACCAGGGCGTCGACCGGCTCCAGCTGCAGCATGTCGTTCACGAAGGTGACCGGCGAATCGAGGTTCACGAGGGCGCGCTTGATCGCGCGGCGTCCCGGGGGCGGCACGAAGAATCGGTAGACCCGCGTCACCGGGTCGATCACCCAGCGGTCGACCCCCTGGTTGAACGCGAAGGTGACGCGGTTGACGGGCTCGATCGGGTCGGGGAAGCCCGTCGCGACGTCGGTCGTGTCGTCGTCGTCGAACAACGGATCGGGCGCCTCCGCGTGCGCGCGCGCGATCGCGAGCGTCGCCACCAGCCCCAGCGCAAGCGCTGTGCGCACAGCTCCCCGATGATTGGACAGGACTGCAGGATAGGCGGAATCGGCCCCGCCTGCCATCCCCCCTCGAGGCAGATCGCCCTCGTAAGGCGCGCTACGAGCGCGTTTCTGCGAGCACCCACGCGATGGCGGTCGTCCGCGTGTGGGAGAGCGTCACCTGCCAGCGGACGAGACGCTTGCGGCGCGCGACGCGGGCCGCTTCGCCGTGGAGGCGGAGGCGTGGCGCGGCATCCTCGGCGCGCACGACTTCGAGGTCCCGCCACCCGACGCCGGCCGACCAGCCGGTGCCGAGCACCTTCATCGCCGCCTCCTTGGCCGCGAAGCGCACCGCATAGCTCTCGTAGCGGCCGCGACCTCGCCCCTCGCAGTACGCCTGCTCGTCGGCGGTGAACACGCGCTCGCGAAAGCGTGCCCCGGCCGTACCGGTGAGCGCGCGGCGGATGCGCCTGATCTCGCACAGGTCGACGCCGACGCCGCCGATCATCGCCGCGCTCGCACGATCAGCACGCGCCGCAGGAGTGGCAGGTGTGGGTGTCGCAGGGTGGCGTCTGCAGCTCGCCGTACGCCTTGCGGCGCTCGGCGAGGAGGTAGCGCTTGTCCACTTGGTGATCGACGAAGTCCCACGGCAGGCATTCGTCCGCGCCGTAGGCGCGATGCACGAAGCGGTCGGGATCGACGAGATCCTCGCGCCCGCCGCGCAGTGCCGTCAGGACCGACCACCACGCCTGCGGACGCTCGTGCAGGCGCACGAGGATCGGCGCCACGCGACGGTCGCCGCGCGAGAGCAGCGTCTGCAAGTACGCCTCGCGCGGGCTCTCGGTCTCGACCTGGAGCGCCGGGATGGCGGAGAGGCCGCGCCGCACGCGCGCGAGCTTGCGCTTGAGGTCGCCGATCGCCGCCATCGGCTCCCACTGGAAGGGCGTCCACGGCTTCGGCACGAAGGGGTTGATCGAGACGAGGATGCGGCCGACCTTCGGCTTGCCGCCCGCCATGAGGCGCGCCCGTACCTTGTGCGCGAGATCGACGATGCCGTCGACGTCGGCGTCCGTCTCGGTCGGAAGGCCCACCATGACGTAGAGCTTGAGGGCCTCGACGCCGCCGCCGGTCAGCCATTCGGCGGCGCGCAGGATCTCGGCCTCGGTCAGGTTCTTGTTGATCACGCGCCGCATGCGCTCGGATCCCGCCTCGGGCGCAACGGTGACCGAGCGATTGCCGCCCGTGCCGAGCGCGGCGGCGAGGGCCGGTGTGATGAGGTCCGCCTTCAAGGACGACGGCGACGGGCGTCCGCCGGCGCCGGCGATCTCCTGGCACAGCGCCGCGATGCCCGGCTGGCTCGCCATCTCCGCGCCGACGAGACCGATCGTGTCGCGCTCGGCGAGCCCGGCACGGATCTCCGGACGGAGCCCGTCCGGGCTGCGGTAGCGCACCGGACGATACATGAAGCCGGCGGCGCAGAAGCGGCAGCCCCACTCGCAGCCGCGGCTGGCCTCCACCAGGA
The Candidatus Eisenbacteria bacterium DNA segment above includes these coding regions:
- a CDS encoding ABC transporter substrate-binding protein, translated to MPIRPLAALALGILVHAAAAADGAATKVIVRFNAVLMDALQHAEALGYQGRFDKIAVVVPQTFDVAFMAEKSIGRFWKPLSDADKARWVTLFKEFTAANYAGNLDKFSGQKFEVLSEEPDQNDTTVVHSKVVDPTNEDVELNYRLHDTPAGPRVVDVYLKGTVSELALRRSDYTSVLERDGFEGLLATVRGKIADLAAGRAKRQGA
- a CDS encoding VacJ family lipoprotein → MATLAIARAHAEAPDPLFDDDDTTDVATGFPDPIEPVNRVTFAFNQGVDRWVIDPVTRVYRFFVPPPGRRAIKRALVNLDSPVTFVNDMLQLEPVDALVTMSRFVINTTVGVAGLFDVAESLHLEGHQSDFGQTLALSGVPSGPYLILPVLGPTTARDGTGSLVDFLFRPTTYLLTPGGAVFVTTFTQQAPELLLGTLVRGSTEIASGFATRDAVGEGLAALEASSVDYYAALRNAYYQNRQALIWRRGPDHGPLAVARDALGSLSLGAPRGEVGDLAAHGGKQPLEPVALEH
- the acpS gene encoding holo-ACP synthase, with protein sequence MIGGVGVDLCEIRRIRRALTGTAGARFRERVFTADEQAYCEGRGRGRYESYAVRFAAKEAAMKVLGTGWSAGVGWRDLEVVRAEDAAPRLRLHGEAARVARRKRLVRWQVTLSHTRTTAIAWVLAETRS
- a CDS encoding radical SAM protein translates to MAGTGNERGVRLAAERRLFDAGPDGPLSVCLVYPNGYAVGMANLGFQAVYRMLAQDARVTCERAFLPDGPRDGWPRTLRSLERDRPVRDFDVVAFSISFESDYVHVLDCLARAGIGLWSHERRAGDPVVIAGGPATFLNPEPLAPFVDLFLIGEAEEMLGEFVAAAGDGPLERVALLERVEGLRGAYRPDRFSPRYDGDGDLVDLEYDGPGDGRVERRFVAELDRFDTNSELLTRESVFGDMFLVEASRGCEWGCRFCAAGFMYRPVRYRSPDGLRPEIRAGLAERDTIGLVGAEMASQPGIAALCQEIAGAGGRPSPSSLKADLITPALAAALGTGGNRSVTVAPEAGSERMRRVINKNLTEAEILRAAEWLTGGGVEALKLYVMVGLPTETDADVDGIVDLAHKVRARLMAGGKPKVGRILVSINPFVPKPWTPFQWEPMAAIGDLKRKLARVRRGLSAIPALQVETESPREAYLQTLLSRGDRRVAPILVRLHERPQAWWSVLTALRGGREDLVDPDRFVHRAYGADECLPWDFVDHQVDKRYLLAERRKAYGELQTPPCDTHTCHSCGAC